Proteins from one Oncorhynchus tshawytscha isolate Ot180627B linkage group LG16, Otsh_v2.0, whole genome shotgun sequence genomic window:
- the LOC112232716 gene encoding polypeptide N-acetylgalactosaminyltransferase 6, whose product MRLFLRRRLSLLKLALAGGTLFMVVLVILQKDVGISSNSVQDPWFQDLVERKERVLVMVRGAVNNLGFQIGAPQPPPVEEQQATSDRNCPPGHYTQAELKPVLERPQQDPQGPGADGTGYEKDKMTPEEEKEKEDGMTVNCFNQFSSDRISLSRSLGDDTRPPECVERKFRHCPPLPTTSVIIVFHNEAWSTLLRTVYSVLHTSPAALLTEIIMVDDASTAEHLGTRLDEYVKQLNIVKVVRQQERKGLITARLLGARGALGQTLTFLDAHCECFHGWLEPLLARIVEEPTAVVSPEITTINLNNFAFNKPVATSKAQNRGNFDWSLTFGWEGIPEQERNRRKDETYPVKTPTFAGGLFSISKKYFEHIGTYDDKMEIWGGENVEMSFRVWQCGGQLEIIPCSVVGHVFRTKSPHTFPKGTEVITRNQVRLAEVWMDDYKRIYYRRNSNAAKMAKEKGFGDISERVNLRESLHCKNFTWYLNNIYPEMFIPDLTPTKFGAIKNSGTQSCLDVGENNQGGKPLIMYTCHNMGGNQYFEYTSHKELRHNIGKQLCLQANPQPDQVKIELCTLKGQGTSVAPQQEWLFTEENLLQNPASGKCLLLIGSQIVMYYCNTADLNQHWTFS is encoded by the exons ATGCGTCTGTTCCTGCGTCGGCGCTTGTCCCTCCTGAAGCTGGCCCTTGCTGGGGGGACTCTGTTTATGGTTGTCCTTGTCATCCTCCAGAAAGACGTGGGTATCAGCTCCAACTCTGTCCAGGACCCCTGGTTCCAAGACCTGGTGGAACGCAAGGAGAGAGTGCTGGTGATGGTCCGAGGAGCAGTCAACAACCTGGGCTTCCAG ATTGGAGCTCCCCAGCCTCCACCGGTAGAGGAGCAGCAGGCCACCTCAGACCGCAACTGTCCTCCAGGTCACTACACCCAAGCAGAGTTGAAGCCAGTCCTGGAGAGGCCCCAACAGGACCCCCAGGGGCCCGGGGCAGATGGGACAGGCTATGAGAAAGACAAGATGACaccagaggaggagaaagagaaggaagatgGGATGACTGTTAACTGTTTCAACCAGTTCTCCTCCGACAGGATCTCCCTCAGCCGTAGCCTAGGAGACGACACCCGGCCACCAGA GTGTGTGGAGCGTAAGTTCCGtcactgtcctcctctccccaccaccAGTGTAATCATAGTGTTCCACAACGAGGCCTGGTCTACCCTGCTGCGTACCGTCTACAGTGTCCTCCACACCTCCCCTGCTGCCCTGCTCACTGAGATCATCATGGTGGATGACGCCAGCACTGCAG AGCACCTAGGAACTCGGCTGGATGAGTATGTGAAACAGCTGAATATAGTGAAGGTGGtgagacagcaggagaggaagGGCCTGATCACAGCCAGGCTCCTGGGGGCCAGAGGGGCACTGGGACAGACACTCACCTTCCTGGACGCACACT gtgAGTGTTTCCATGGCTGGCTGGAGCCCCTGCTTGCTCGTATCGTAGAGGAGCCCACGGCTGTGGTCAGCCCAGAGATCACCACCATCAACCTGAATAACTTTGCCTTCAACAAGCCTGTAGCCACCTCTAAGGCCCAGAACAGAGGAAACTTTGACTGGAGCCTCACCTTCGGCTGGGAGGGCATCCCCGAGCAGGAGAGGAACAGACGCAAAGACGAGACCTACCCCGTCAA AACTCCAACGTTTGCCGGTggtctcttctccatctccaagAAGTACTTTGAACACATTGGGACGTACGACGATAAGATGGAGATCTGGGGGGGTGAGAACGTGGAGATGTCCTTTAGG gtGTGGCAGTGTGGGGGCCAGCTGGAGATCATTCCGTGTTCTGTGGTTGGTCACGTGTTCCGTACCAAGTCCCCCCACACCTTCCCTAAAGGCACTGAGGTCATCACACGGAACCAGGTACGATTAGCCGAGGTCTGGATGGACGACTACAAACGCATCTACTACCGACGCAACAGTAACGCTGCGAAGATGGCCAAAGAG AAAGGGTTTGGTGACATCTCCGAGCGTGTGAATCTGAGGGAGAGCCTACATTGTAAGAACTTCACTTGGTATTTGAATAATATCTACCCCGAGATGTTCATACCAGACCTCACCCCAACCAAGTTTGGAGCG ATTAAGAACTCTGGCACTCAGAGCTGTCTAGATGTAGGAGAAAACAACCAAGGAGGAAAGCCACTGATCATGTACACCTGCCACAACATGGGGGGCAATCAG TACTTTGAGTATACGTCCCATAAGGAGCTGCGTCACAACATAGGGAAGCAGCTGTGTTTGCAGGCCAACCCCCAGCCAGACCAGGTTAAGATAGAGCTCTGTACACTGAAGGGCCAAGGGACCAGCGTGGCCCCACAACAGGAGTGGCTCTTTACAGAG